From one Pseudactinotalea sp. HY158 genomic stretch:
- a CDS encoding type IV toxin-antitoxin system AbiEi family antitoxin domain-containing protein, translating into MRELADLPPTFSTEVALTHGVHPRDLYAWRDEGSIVELSRGVFRRADALPASYPDALAVAHRTPRAIVCCVSAAVVHELTDEMPATTQIAVPTRSHAPQIDYPPVTVFRFEGRTFAVGLSSFEAAPDEWVRVYDAARTVTDLMRFRRRFGEPVAHAALHRYLASGGRPALLLEYAQTLGALGPMRAALDVASAR; encoded by the coding sequence ATGAGGGAGTTGGCTGATCTGCCTCCCACCTTCAGCACGGAGGTGGCGCTGACGCATGGGGTGCATCCGCGGGACCTCTATGCCTGGCGCGACGAGGGCAGCATCGTCGAACTGTCCCGGGGAGTGTTCCGCCGGGCGGATGCCCTACCGGCGTCCTATCCCGACGCCCTGGCCGTGGCCCACAGGACCCCTCGCGCGATCGTGTGTTGCGTGTCGGCGGCAGTGGTGCATGAACTGACCGACGAGATGCCGGCTACCACGCAGATCGCGGTCCCGACGCGATCTCATGCCCCGCAGATCGACTACCCGCCGGTGACGGTCTTTCGCTTCGAGGGGCGGACCTTCGCGGTGGGGTTGTCCTCGTTCGAGGCAGCCCCGGATGAATGGGTGCGGGTTTACGATGCTGCCAGGACCGTGACGGATCTGATGCGTTTCCGGCGCCGGTTTGGCGAGCCGGTGGCGCACGCCGCGCTTCACCGTTACCTCGCCTCAGGTGGTCGCCCGGCGCTGCTACTCGAGTACGCGCAGACTCTCGGCGCTCTCGGACCGATGCGCGCAGCCCTCGATGTTGCGAGTGCCCGATGA
- a CDS encoding nucleotidyl transferase AbiEii/AbiGii toxin family protein, with product MYVVERWLARLARSPYVEDFVLKGGMLLASFGTRRPTVDADALARNMVSDADAVAERVAEIAALPDPDDGVEFDTSSTATAPIREGTLYSGVRVTVVARLATAAVKLRLDINFGDPVTPAPRLVELPALRPGGDPIRVLGYPVETVLAEKLVTAIDLGVANTRVRDFADVYVLTGTQTVRSVAFREALEATAAFRGVSLRPLHDAVQGLAALRVSTYQAYRRGLGASATDLPESFQETISAAVAFVDPVLAGLGDRSVWVPSRRQWTP from the coding sequence ATGTACGTCGTCGAACGGTGGCTGGCGCGTCTTGCTCGTTCACCGTATGTCGAGGACTTCGTGCTGAAAGGCGGGATGCTACTGGCCTCGTTCGGAACCCGACGCCCGACCGTGGATGCCGACGCGCTTGCACGGAACATGGTCTCCGACGCAGATGCGGTCGCTGAGCGCGTTGCCGAGATCGCAGCGCTGCCCGATCCGGACGACGGCGTCGAGTTCGACACCAGCAGTACCGCGACCGCTCCGATCCGTGAGGGCACGCTCTACTCAGGAGTGCGGGTCACTGTGGTTGCCCGACTTGCGACTGCTGCGGTCAAGCTCCGGCTGGACATCAATTTCGGTGATCCAGTGACACCAGCTCCGCGGCTCGTCGAACTGCCCGCGCTGCGGCCCGGTGGTGATCCGATCCGAGTCTTGGGCTATCCAGTTGAGACCGTGCTGGCCGAGAAGCTCGTCACAGCTATCGACCTCGGTGTCGCCAACACGCGAGTGCGGGACTTCGCTGACGTCTACGTTCTGACCGGGACCCAAACGGTCCGCAGCGTCGCATTTCGTGAAGCGCTCGAGGCTACTGCAGCATTCCGCGGTGTCAGCCTGCGGCCACTGCACGACGCAGTCCAGGGCTTGGCCGCTCTGCGCGTCTCCACGTACCAGGCTTACCGGCGCGGTCTCGGCGCCTCGGCGACGGACCTGCCTGAGTCGTTCCAGGAGACCATCAGCGCGGCCGTCGCTTTCGTGGACCCAGTCCTCGCA